AGGTCCACCTGCTGGACTTGAACCGGCTCATCCAGGAAATCGCGCAACTGTTGAGCGTCTCCATTCCGAAGGCCATCAGCATCCAGTACCGGCTGACGGACCCCCTACCTCCCATCCTGGGTGACCCGGCCCAGCTCCAACAGGTGGTGATGAATCTGGTGACCAATGCGGCCGAGGCCATTGGCGAGACGGAAGGCCGCATCACCCTGGGCTCCGGTTTCCAGGTGTTGGGCGAGACGGACGCGACGGGTCTCCGCGTGGCCGAGGGCCTGGATTCCGGCCCCTTCGTGTTCTTCGAAGTGGAGGATACCGGCGCCGGCATGGATGCAGCCACCTTGGCCCGGATCTTCGATCCGTTCTTCACCACCAAGTTCACGGGCCGGGGCCTTGGTCTTGCGGCCATGCAGGGCATCGTGCGGGGGCACGGCGGGGGCGTGGAAATCCAGAGCAGCCCAGGCGTGGGCACCACTTTCCGTGTCTACCTGCCCGCCCGCAGCGGCAGCGTCCTGCCTGGTGCCGACGAACCTCGGGGCGCGGCCCTGCCGTTGAGCGGCGAGGGCCTGGTGCTGGTGGCGGATGATGAGCCGGGCATCCGTGACTTCGTGCAACAGGTCATGGTGCGCGCAGGCTTCGAGGTGATCGTGGCGGCGGATGGGGTGGATGCCGTCGAGCAGGTGCGAGCGCATCATCGGGAACTGCGGCTGGTGCTGCTGGATCTCACCATGCCGCGCTTGGGAGGGGACGAGGCCCTGGTGGATATCCGGGCACTGGGCTACAGCGGCCCCGTCATCCGCTGGAGCGGGTACGCGCTGACGGACGCCACGCCCGATCCCCGCGCCGCCTTCCTGCGTAAACCCTTCAGTGCGGAAGAACTGCTTGCCCTGGTCGCCAAGGCCCTCAGCCCATCGGTCAGTTGACGAGCGTGCCCACGGCCTCGCCGTTGACGGCGGCCACGAGGTTGCCGGGCTTGTTCATGTCGAAGACCAGGATGGGCAGCTTGTTGTCCATGCAGAGCGCAATCGCCGGAGCATCCATGACCTTCAGCCCCTTCTCGAGCACATCCTGGAAGCTGATGTGGTCGAAGCGGGTGGCGCTGGGATCCTTCTTGGGATCGGCGGTGTAGATGCCATCGACATTGGTGGCCTTCATGACCACCTCAGCGTTGATCTCGTTGCCGCGCAGGGCCGCGGCGGTGTCGGTGCTGAAGTAGGGATTGCCGGTGCCAGCGCCGAAGATGACCACGCGGCCCTTCTCCAGGTGGCGGGTGGCGCGGCGGCGGATGTAGGTCTCGGTGACCTTGGGCATTTCGAGGCCGGACAGGGTGCGGGTGTGCACGCCCTTGTGCTCCAGGGCGTCCTGCAGGGCCAGGGCGTTGATCATGGTGGCCAGCATGCCCATGTGGTCGGCGGTGGTGCGATCCATGCCCTTGGTGGCGCCCGCGACGCCGCGGAAGATGTTGCCGCCGCCG
This sequence is a window from Geothrix sp. PMB-07. Protein-coding genes within it:
- the pyrH gene encoding UMP kinase, with translation MKFKRILLKLSGEALMGEQKGGIDPAVVSMIADQVKAIREMGVEVALVIGGGNIFRGVAGATKGMDRTTADHMGMLATMINALALQDALEHKGVHTRTLSGLEMPKVTETYIRRRATRHLEKGRVVIFGAGTGNPYFSTDTAAALRGNEINAEVVMKATNVDGIYTADPKKDPSATRFDHISFQDVLEKGLKVMDAPAIALCMDNKLPILVFDMNKPGNLVAAVNGEAVGTLVN